One Methylosinus sp. C49 DNA segment encodes these proteins:
- the amoC gene encoding bacterial ammonia monooxygenase, subunit AmoC, whose product MSLTTEKAAGSVRAAESDTIVNYWPAYWTMICLFVFYVTIRIYEQYFGWKAGLDSFAPEFQTYWLNLMWTELPLEFIAFCGIGGYLWKTRDRNIDAVTPREEMRRLLTLIGWLAIYAFTVYWGASYFTEQDGTWHQTVIRDTDFTPSHILEFYLSYPIYIIAGWGAFMYARTRIPQFAKKISLPFLLFFAGPFMIFPNIGLNEWGHTFWFMEELFTAPLHWGFVFFGWFALAVFGTACQVLDRVIELSKEYEQDALSL is encoded by the coding sequence ATGAGTTTGACAACGGAGAAAGCGGCCGGATCCGTCCGAGCCGCGGAGAGCGACACCATCGTCAATTACTGGCCTGCCTATTGGACGATGATCTGTCTCTTCGTGTTCTATGTGACGATCCGCATCTATGAGCAGTATTTCGGCTGGAAGGCGGGTCTCGATTCTTTCGCGCCCGAGTTTCAGACCTATTGGCTGAACCTCATGTGGACGGAGCTGCCGCTCGAATTCATCGCCTTCTGCGGCATCGGCGGCTATCTCTGGAAAACGCGCGACCGCAACATCGACGCTGTCACGCCGCGCGAGGAGATGCGCCGTCTGCTGACGCTGATCGGCTGGCTCGCGATCTATGCATTCACCGTCTATTGGGGCGCTTCCTACTTCACCGAGCAGGACGGCACCTGGCATCAGACGGTCATTCGCGACACCGACTTCACGCCGAGCCATATTCTGGAGTTCTACCTCAGCTATCCGATCTACATCATCGCCGGCTGGGGCGCCTTCATGTATGCGCGCACGCGCATTCCGCAATTCGCGAAGAAGATCTCGCTGCCTTTCCTGCTGTTCTTCGCCGGTCCGTTCATGATCTTCCCGAACATCGGCCTCAACGAGTGGGGTCACACCTTCTGGTTCATGGAAGAGCTGTTCACGGCGCCGCTGCATTGGGGCTTCGTGTTCTTCGGCTGGTTCGCGCTCGCCGTCTTCGGCACCGCCTGCCAGGTGCTCGATCGCGTGATCGAGCTCTCCAAGGAATATGAGCAGGACGCGCTCTCTCTCTGA
- the amoA gene encoding bacterial ammonia monooxygenase, subunit AmoA, which yields MSISTEAGAPAGKAWKSKEEFLGCVMLTDWILLVVLFAVVLGSFHIHYMLLAGDWDFWIDFKDRRMWPTVAPIVAMCFAAAVQSFLWQKFRLPIGATVACLALLTGEWINRYDNFWGWTFFPINLVFPSALIPMGFWLDVVLMMSGSWLVTALVGSMGWGLLFYPINWPVLAQYHQSAEIDGVLLTLADLIGFNYVRTGTPEYIRMVERGTLRTFGKDVVPVAAFFSSFISMLIYFLWWKIGTWFTNTKYIEVDDI from the coding sequence ATGTCCATTTCCACAGAGGCCGGCGCTCCAGCCGGCAAGGCATGGAAATCGAAGGAGGAGTTTCTCGGCTGCGTGATGCTGACCGACTGGATTCTCCTCGTCGTCCTATTCGCCGTGGTGCTCGGATCCTTCCACATCCACTATATGCTGCTGGCCGGCGACTGGGACTTCTGGATCGACTTCAAGGACCGCCGCATGTGGCCGACGGTGGCGCCCATCGTCGCAATGTGCTTCGCCGCCGCGGTGCAATCCTTCCTATGGCAGAAATTCCGTCTGCCGATCGGCGCGACGGTCGCGTGCCTCGCGCTGCTCACCGGCGAATGGATCAATCGCTACGACAACTTCTGGGGCTGGACCTTCTTCCCGATCAATCTGGTCTTCCCCTCGGCGCTCATCCCCATGGGCTTCTGGCTCGATGTGGTGCTGATGATGTCGGGCAGCTGGCTGGTGACGGCGCTGGTCGGCTCCATGGGCTGGGGCCTCTTGTTCTATCCGATCAACTGGCCGGTGCTGGCGCAATATCACCAGTCCGCCGAGATCGACGGCGTGCTGCTGACGCTCGCCGATCTCATCGGCTTCAACTATGTCCGCACGGGCACGCCCGAATATATCCGCATGGTCGAGCGCGGCACGCTGCGCACCTTCGGCAAGGACGTCGTTCCGGTCGCGGCCTTCTTCTCCTCCTTCATTTCCATGCTGATCTACTTCCTGTGGTGGAAGATCGGCACTTGGTTCACCAACACCAAATACATCGAGGTCGACGACATTTGA
- the amoB gene encoding bacterial ammonia monooxygenase, subunit AmoB, with amino-acid sequence MNKLLATLAGCVRPGALRALAFGLAAAIAATTLPAATPASAHGERSQQAFLRMRTLNWYDVKWSKTEVNVNEEMVLSGKVHVFSGWPQAVAKPDVAFLNVGEPGPVLIRKGAYVGDVPAPRSFSLQVGKDYEYKLVLKARRQGRFHVHVQMNVEGGGPIVGPGEWITIKGDMANFTNPVTLLDGSTIDLETYGITWTYIYHFAWMAAAAVWILYWFMTKGLIVRYWWVKAGKANDLITTREKRIGGLWLAATLMAVLFGYAWANSAFPRTLPMQAGLLKGIDPIALPPATVTAQFKGGSYTVPGRELSVKLRITNSGTEPVKIGEFTTAGLRFLNPAVFTVKPQFPEYLLADRGLAVSDETPIAPGETRDVTVIVQDARFDIERLSDLAYDTDSQFGGLLFFFSPSGNRVGVEIGGPVIPRFAAGATL; translated from the coding sequence ATGAACAAGCTCCTCGCGACACTGGCGGGATGCGTGAGGCCGGGGGCGCTGCGCGCCTTGGCCTTCGGCCTCGCCGCGGCGATCGCCGCCACCACTCTGCCGGCGGCGACGCCCGCGTCGGCGCATGGCGAACGCTCGCAGCAGGCCTTTCTGCGCATGCGCACGCTCAATTGGTACGATGTGAAATGGTCGAAGACCGAGGTCAATGTCAACGAAGAGATGGTGCTCTCCGGCAAGGTTCACGTCTTCTCCGGCTGGCCGCAGGCGGTCGCCAAGCCGGACGTGGCCTTTCTGAACGTCGGCGAGCCCGGCCCGGTGCTCATCCGCAAGGGCGCCTATGTCGGCGACGTGCCGGCGCCGCGCTCCTTCTCGCTGCAGGTCGGCAAGGACTATGAGTATAAGCTCGTGCTCAAAGCCCGCCGGCAGGGGCGCTTCCACGTCCATGTGCAGATGAACGTCGAAGGCGGCGGTCCCATCGTCGGCCCCGGCGAGTGGATCACCATCAAGGGCGACATGGCGAATTTCACCAATCCGGTGACTTTGCTCGACGGCTCGACCATCGATCTCGAGACCTATGGCATCACCTGGACCTACATCTACCACTTCGCCTGGATGGCGGCGGCGGCGGTCTGGATCCTCTACTGGTTCATGACCAAGGGCCTCATCGTGCGCTATTGGTGGGTGAAGGCCGGCAAGGCCAATGACCTCATCACCACCCGCGAGAAGCGCATCGGCGGCCTGTGGCTGGCGGCCACCTTGATGGCGGTCCTGTTCGGCTACGCCTGGGCCAATAGCGCCTTCCCGCGCACTCTGCCGATGCAGGCGGGCCTGCTCAAGGGCATCGATCCGATCGCTCTGCCGCCGGCCACTGTCACGGCGCAGTTCAAGGGCGGCTCCTATACGGTGCCGGGCCGCGAGCTGTCGGTGAAGCTGCGCATCACCAATAGCGGAACCGAGCCGGTGAAGATCGGCGAGTTCACCACCGCGGGCCTGCGCTTCCTCAACCCCGCAGTGTTCACGGTGAAGCCGCAATTCCCCGAATATCTGCTCGCCGATCGCGGCCTCGCGGTCAGCGACGAGACGCCCATCGCCCCCGGCGAGACGCGCGATGTGACGGTCATCGTTCAGGACGCCCGCTTCGACATAGAGCGCCTGTCGGACCTCGCCTATGACACCGACAGCCAGTTCGGCGGCCTGCTGTTCTTCTTCAGCCCGTCGGGCAATCGCGTCGGCGTCGAGATCGGCGGCCCGGTGATCCCGCGCTTCGCGGCCGGAGCCACGCTCTGA
- the aroA gene encoding 3-phosphoshikimate 1-carboxyvinyltransferase, with translation MGNGAAAGDRARLHTDAEHSPSPLSALRASGLSGRCRPPGDKSVSHRSLILGTLAVGETRVEGLLEGDDVLRTGEACRKLGARIERLGPGSWSVRGPGLGSLLEPRETLDFGNAGTGSRLMMGVVVGHPIKARFDGDASLRKRPMRRILDPLVLQGARVLEQAEGGRCPILLQGTAEPLPIEYKTPVASAQIKSAVLLAGLNSPGRTVVIESEASRDHTEKMLIHFGARVVSEPYGEHGRKVTLEGRPELRPSLVRVPADPSSAAFPIVAALIAEGSEIVVEGVMTNPLRCGLLTTLAEMGGKIALENVREEGGEEVADIRVAASRLTGVDVPAARAPSMIDEYPILAVAAAFAEGETRMRGLSELRVKESDRLEAIAAGLKANGVDCEITGDDLIVRGGAGRVKGGGNVETHLDHRIAMSFLVMGLGADAPAVVDDDRMIATSFPNFRALMEGLGARFA, from the coding sequence ATGGGAAACGGCGCCGCGGCCGGAGATCGAGCCAGATTGCACACCGACGCCGAACATTCCCCCTCGCCGCTCAGCGCCCTGCGCGCGAGCGGGCTCTCGGGACGCTGCCGCCCGCCCGGCGATAAATCCGTCTCGCATCGCTCGCTGATCCTCGGGACGCTGGCTGTGGGCGAGACGCGCGTCGAGGGGCTGCTCGAGGGCGATGACGTCCTGCGCACCGGCGAGGCCTGCCGCAAGCTCGGCGCGCGCATCGAGCGGCTCGGGCCGGGCAGTTGGAGCGTGCGCGGGCCGGGCCTCGGCTCGCTGCTGGAGCCGCGCGAGACGCTGGATTTCGGCAATGCCGGCACTGGCTCGCGGCTGATGATGGGCGTCGTCGTCGGCCATCCGATCAAAGCGCGCTTCGATGGCGACGCCTCGCTGCGCAAGCGGCCCATGCGCCGCATTCTCGATCCGCTGGTCCTGCAGGGCGCCCGCGTGCTGGAGCAGGCGGAGGGCGGGCGCTGCCCCATTCTTCTGCAGGGAACCGCCGAGCCTCTGCCGATCGAATACAAGACCCCGGTCGCCTCGGCGCAGATCAAATCCGCCGTGCTGCTGGCCGGGCTCAATTCGCCGGGCCGCACTGTGGTCATAGAGAGCGAGGCCTCGCGCGACCATACGGAAAAAATGCTCATCCATTTCGGCGCCCGCGTCGTCAGCGAGCCTTATGGCGAGCATGGGCGCAAGGTGACGCTGGAGGGAAGGCCCGAGCTGCGGCCGAGCCTAGTGCGCGTGCCGGCCGATCCGTCCTCCGCGGCCTTCCCCATTGTCGCGGCGCTGATCGCCGAGGGCTCGGAGATCGTCGTCGAAGGGGTGATGACCAATCCGCTGCGCTGCGGGCTCCTCACCACGCTCGCCGAGATGGGCGGAAAAATCGCGCTCGAAAACGTCCGAGAGGAGGGCGGCGAGGAGGTCGCCGATATTCGCGTCGCCGCCTCGCGCCTCACCGGCGTGGATGTGCCGGCGGCGCGCGCGCCGTCGATGATCGACGAATATCCGATCCTCGCCGTGGCCGCCGCTTTCGCCGAGGGCGAGACGCGCATGCGCGGGCTCTCCGAGCTGCGGGTGAAGGAGTCCGATCGTCTCGAGGCGATCGCCGCGGGGCTGAAGGCCAATGGCGTCGATTGCGAGATCACCGGCGACGATCTCATCGTGCGCGGCGGGGCGGGCCGCGTGAAAGGCGGGGGAAATGTCGAGACGCATCTCGACCATCGCATCGCGATGAGCTTTCTCGTCATGGGGCTCGGCGCCGACGCGCCTGCGGTGGTGGACGACGATCGCATGATCGCCACGAGCTTTCCGAATTTTCGCGCCCTGATGGAAGGGCTGGGGGCTCGCTTTGCCTGA
- the cmk gene encoding (d)CMP kinase: MPERGLVIAIDGPAASGKGTLARRLAAHFGLPHLDTGLLYRATACALLDDGRALDDIRAAVEAARGLALCDFDEARLRSRELGEASSVVAAIPQVRAALIEAQRSFASRSEGAVLDGRDIGTVICPDAAVKIFVTASAEKRAQRRALELASRGERVDYAHILEDIRRRDERDSGRSSAPLKIADDATRLDTTDLDIEAAFAAARDIVLEKAELAGKVG; this comes from the coding sequence TTGCCTGAACGGGGACTTGTCATCGCCATAGACGGGCCGGCGGCCTCGGGGAAGGGCACGCTGGCGCGCCGGCTCGCGGCGCATTTCGGCCTGCCGCATCTCGACACCGGCCTGCTCTATCGCGCCACCGCCTGCGCGCTGCTCGACGATGGACGCGCGCTCGACGATATTCGCGCCGCTGTGGAGGCGGCGCGCGGCCTCGCGCTCTGCGATTTCGACGAGGCGCGGCTGCGCTCGCGCGAATTGGGGGAGGCGTCCTCCGTCGTCGCCGCCATTCCGCAAGTCCGCGCGGCGCTCATCGAGGCGCAGCGCAGCTTCGCCTCGCGCTCGGAGGGCGCGGTGCTGGACGGGCGCGACATAGGCACGGTGATCTGCCCCGACGCCGCGGTGAAGATTTTCGTCACCGCCAGCGCCGAGAAGCGCGCGCAGCGTCGCGCGCTGGAGCTGGCCTCGCGCGGCGAGCGCGTCGATTATGCGCATATTCTCGAGGATATACGCCGGCGCGACGAGCGTGACAGCGGCCGCAGCTCGGCGCCGCTGAAAATCGCCGATGACGCCACGCGGCTCGACACCACCGATCTCGACATAGAGGCGGCCTTCGCCGCCGCGCGGGATATTGTGCTGGAGAAGGCCGAGCTCGCCGGAAAGGTCGGCTGA
- the gluQRS gene encoding tRNA glutamyl-Q(34) synthetase GluQRS, with product MSEDSRKVFRFAPSPNGYLHLGHAYSALLDFDLAQHEGGRFLLRLEDIDQGRARPEFEAAIYEDFAWLGLSWEQPVRRQSEHLDDYAAALAKLDALGLLYPCVCSRADIAGASGARDLDGAPFYPGTCRGKRLARAGANLRLDMARAAELVGGEVSWREHGKEIVAAPQEWGDIVLARKDIGTSYHIAVAVDDALQGVTDVVRGRDLYEATRIHRLLQELLGLPAPAYRHHALVLDEDGRKLAKSRLSKPLRELRAEGATPADVRAMVGLP from the coding sequence ATGAGCGAGGATTCGAGAAAAGTCTTTCGCTTCGCGCCGTCGCCCAATGGCTATCTCCATCTCGGCCACGCCTATTCGGCGCTGCTCGATTTCGATCTCGCGCAGCACGAGGGCGGCCGATTTCTCTTGCGCTTGGAGGATATCGACCAGGGGCGGGCGCGGCCGGAATTCGAGGCCGCGATCTATGAGGATTTCGCCTGGCTCGGCCTGTCCTGGGAGCAGCCGGTCCGCCGCCAATCCGAGCATTTGGACGATTACGCCGCGGCGCTCGCAAAGCTCGACGCGCTCGGCCTGCTCTACCCTTGCGTGTGCTCGCGCGCCGATATCGCCGGCGCGAGCGGCGCGCGCGATCTCGACGGCGCGCCGTTCTATCCCGGAACCTGCCGCGGCAAGAGGCTCGCGCGCGCCGGCGCCAATCTGCGGCTCGATATGGCGAGAGCGGCGGAGCTGGTCGGCGGCGAGGTCTCGTGGCGCGAGCATGGGAAGGAGATCGTCGCCGCGCCGCAGGAGTGGGGCGACATCGTGCTGGCGCGCAAGGACATTGGAACGAGCTATCACATCGCCGTCGCCGTCGACGACGCCTTGCAGGGCGTGACCGATGTGGTGCGGGGCAGGGACCTCTATGAGGCGACCCGCATCCATCGGCTGCTGCAGGAATTGCTCGGCCTGCCGGCGCCGGCCTACCGCCATCACGCGCTGGTGCTGGACGAGGACGGCCGCAAGCTCGCCAAGAGCCGGCTCTCCAAGCCGCTGCGGGAATTGCGGGCCGAGGGCGCGACGCCGGCCGATGTGCGGGCGATGGTCGGGCTGCCGTGA
- a CDS encoding AI-2E family transporter, which produces MGERAADTAAVVVIAFVMLAAFSIGQSVLEPVVFALFIIALIWPLQQWLQTMTPRPVALTFSILIALGVMIALSSLIVWSGGEIVDWFIRNIERVKASFENATKWLEAHDIFVASLMTEHFNAAWVLALLRAAATRVNIFVGFALVVLIYVIMGLAEAGGFEKKLAASRSEATARSLLQAGARIATKLRRYMLVRTVASLATGAVVYLFALAIGLDLAAAWGVLTFALNYLPYIGPAVATLLPALFAYAQFDSGQMALLVLGVLAFVQLVIGSGLEPAFSGSALAMSPTVVVFSVLLWTFLWGLPGAFIGVPIAIAFLTLCDQFPSSRWVAALLSDKGPRDEG; this is translated from the coding sequence ATGGGAGAGCGAGCGGCCGACACGGCGGCGGTCGTCGTCATCGCATTCGTGATGCTGGCGGCCTTCTCGATCGGCCAATCCGTGCTGGAGCCGGTCGTCTTCGCGCTCTTCATCATCGCGCTCATCTGGCCGTTGCAGCAATGGCTGCAGACGATGACGCCGCGGCCGGTGGCGCTCACCTTCAGCATTCTCATCGCGCTCGGCGTCATGATCGCACTGTCCTCGCTGATCGTCTGGAGCGGCGGCGAGATCGTCGACTGGTTCATCCGCAATATCGAGCGCGTGAAAGCGTCCTTCGAGAATGCGACGAAATGGCTGGAGGCGCATGATATTTTCGTCGCCTCGCTGATGACCGAGCATTTCAACGCCGCCTGGGTGCTGGCGCTGCTGCGGGCGGCGGCGACGCGCGTCAACATATTCGTCGGCTTCGCGCTGGTGGTGCTGATCTATGTGATCATGGGCCTCGCCGAGGCCGGCGGCTTCGAAAAGAAGCTCGCCGCCTCCCGCAGCGAGGCGACCGCGCGCTCGCTGCTGCAGGCGGGCGCGCGCATCGCCACAAAGCTGCGCCGCTACATGCTGGTGCGCACGGTCGCGAGCCTCGCCACTGGCGCGGTCGTCTACCTCTTCGCTCTGGCGATCGGCCTCGATCTCGCGGCGGCCTGGGGCGTGCTGACCTTCGCCTTGAATTATCTGCCCTATATCGGCCCGGCCGTGGCGACGCTGCTGCCCGCGCTCTTCGCCTATGCGCAATTCGATTCCGGCCAGATGGCGCTTCTCGTGCTCGGCGTGCTGGCGTTTGTTCAGCTCGTCATCGGCAGCGGGCTGGAGCCGGCCTTCTCCGGCTCGGCGCTGGCCATGTCGCCGACGGTCGTCGTCTTCTCCGTCCTGCTATGGACCTTTCTCTGGGGCCTGCCTGGCGCCTTCATCGGCGTGCCGATCGCCATCGCCTTTCTGACGCTCTGCGATCAATTCCCGTCGAGCCGCTGGGTCGCGGCGCTGCTCTCCGACAAAGGGCCGCGCGACGAGGGCTGA
- a CDS encoding M23 family metallopeptidase, translated as MPLDANRRLVSALADVDWTDIGDQPAIEADGQRHSPLDRRRVSIRWLSGTVLTGLSGALLISSAAYTALDHQSRFAEAPTRAQLGHKDEKDSQVVNPKKGDRIVRSVDIVAAKQTFKTTTTSRAGDKEVMRTRAYTHVATTLTLAPTSFAEEVPTFNPLKLLADSRNAADSAAEPDIAPDDAEVSFVTRDFAAGEPERQSASLSLEESQAQVAEQAKSQLASGAKPALPLPGQLLLSRTSRASLDPQALAYAAAGTPSVTAPFSAIEVRMVPENVTIAPRSAGPQPTQMAEKLIVLRRGETLVDALLANGVPKASIGAVAAAFGAKRVETAAREGQRVKLLFADFDGSGANLQLARISIYTDDRLETMIAATDRGAFLQVTAPANLAKAGRRGSANIEEDGGDADDDPGGMRLYDSLYETALKQDIPRPIINDLVRIFANDLDLQRGVNGGDSLDVLYDENEEGSGREALLYASITTRNETLRYYRYQTADDGLVDYYDESGRSSRKFLVRKPIAAGETRSGFGMRRHPILGYYKMHTGVDWAAPIGTPILAAGNGVVVEAGWHSGYGRRVEIQHANGYSTAYNHMSGFARGIREGLRIKQGQIVGFLGSSGLSTGPHLHYEVMVNGHFVDPMRVKLARTREFDGKLLADFKRERDRIDQLMAKAPNNPHVATRQGR; from the coding sequence ATGCCCCTCGATGCGAATAGGCGCCTCGTTTCCGCTCTGGCGGATGTCGACTGGACCGACATCGGCGATCAGCCGGCCATAGAGGCCGACGGCCAGCGTCACTCCCCTCTCGACCGTCGGCGCGTCTCCATTCGTTGGCTCTCGGGCACTGTGCTCACCGGCCTGTCCGGCGCCCTGCTCATCAGCTCGGCCGCCTATACGGCGCTCGATCACCAATCGCGCTTCGCGGAGGCGCCGACGCGGGCGCAGCTCGGCCACAAGGACGAGAAGGACAGCCAGGTCGTCAACCCCAAGAAAGGCGACCGCATCGTGCGCTCGGTGGACATTGTCGCCGCCAAGCAGACCTTCAAGACGACGACCACCTCCCGCGCCGGCGACAAGGAGGTGATGCGCACGCGCGCCTACACACATGTCGCGACGACGCTGACGCTCGCGCCGACCAGCTTCGCGGAGGAGGTTCCGACCTTCAATCCGCTGAAGCTGCTGGCGGACTCGCGCAACGCCGCCGATAGCGCGGCCGAGCCGGACATCGCGCCGGACGACGCCGAGGTTTCCTTTGTCACGCGCGACTTCGCGGCCGGCGAGCCTGAGCGCCAGAGCGCCTCGCTTTCGCTAGAGGAATCTCAGGCCCAGGTCGCCGAGCAGGCCAAATCGCAGCTGGCCTCGGGCGCCAAGCCCGCCCTGCCCCTGCCCGGCCAATTGCTGCTTTCGCGCACCAGCCGCGCCTCGCTCGATCCGCAGGCGCTCGCCTATGCGGCGGCGGGAACGCCCTCCGTCACGGCGCCCTTCTCGGCGATCGAGGTGCGCATGGTGCCGGAGAATGTCACGATAGCGCCGCGCTCGGCCGGGCCGCAGCCGACGCAGATGGCCGAAAAGCTGATCGTGCTGCGCCGCGGCGAGACTCTGGTCGACGCGCTCCTCGCCAATGGCGTGCCCAAGGCCAGCATCGGCGCGGTGGCTGCGGCTTTCGGCGCCAAGCGCGTCGAGACGGCGGCCCGAGAGGGCCAGAGGGTCAAGCTGCTCTTCGCGGATTTCGACGGCTCGGGCGCCAATCTCCAGCTCGCGCGCATCTCGATCTACACGGATGATCGGCTGGAGACGATGATCGCGGCCACCGACCGCGGCGCCTTCCTGCAGGTGACGGCCCCCGCCAATCTGGCCAAGGCCGGCCGCCGCGGCTCCGCCAACATAGAAGAGGACGGCGGCGACGCAGACGACGATCCGGGCGGAATGCGGCTCTACGATTCGCTCTACGAAACCGCGTTGAAGCAGGATATTCCGCGGCCGATCATCAATGATCTCGTGCGCATATTCGCCAATGATCTCGATCTGCAGCGCGGCGTGAACGGCGGCGATTCGCTCGACGTTCTCTATGACGAGAACGAGGAAGGCTCGGGACGCGAGGCGCTGCTCTACGCCTCCATCACCACGCGCAACGAGACCTTGCGCTATTACCGCTATCAGACGGCCGACGACGGCCTCGTCGATTATTATGACGAGAGCGGCCGCTCGAGCCGCAAATTCCTCGTGCGCAAGCCGATCGCCGCGGGCGAGACGCGCTCAGGCTTCGGCATGCGCCGCCATCCGATCCTCGGCTATTACAAGATGCACACGGGCGTCGATTGGGCGGCGCCCATCGGCACGCCCATTCTGGCCGCCGGCAATGGCGTGGTGGTGGAGGCCGGCTGGCACAGCGGCTATGGCCGCCGCGTGGAGATCCAGCACGCCAATGGCTATTCGACCGCCTATAATCACATGTCCGGCTTCGCGCGCGGCATTCGCGAGGGACTGCGCATAAAGCAGGGCCAGATCGTCGGATTTTTGGGCTCGTCCGGCCTCTCGACCGGCCCGCATCTCCATTACGAGGTCATGGTCAACGGCCATTTCGTCGACCCGATGCGCGTCAAGCTGGCGCGCACGCGCGAGTTCGACGGCAAGCTGCTCGCCGACTTCAAGCGCGAGCGCGACCGCATCGATCAGCTGATGGCCAAGGCGCCGAACAATCCCCATGTCGCCACGCGGCAAGGGCGTTAA
- a CDS encoding carbamoyltransferase C-terminal domain-containing protein — MTIILGLNAYHGDASACLLRDGSIVAAAEEERFRRVKHWAGFPSEAIRYCLEEGGVTLSDVAHIAVNSDPKANLFRKIGYALKTRPDLSLIADRIRNQTKRRSLEGELAIAFPGATFEGAVHRIEHHMAHAASAFLVSSFERAVVLSVDGFGDFSSAAWGMGERNSVSIDGRVYFPHSLGIFYQAITQYLGFPHYGDEYKVMGLAPYGRPRFMSEMRRVLHAEGNGAFALDLSYFRHHKEKIAYEWSGGAPHVGALYSPALEELLGPARTNDEPLQERHRDIARSAQAMYEEAFFHLLRKLHERYRHCDLALAGGCALNSVANGKIKRNSPFRRVYIQSAAGDAGGAIGAAMQVWSELGGGSHGASAATALSGNSISSRSVMDHAYLGPSYDDKSIEALLVARRAELTAQNCVVEPIEDEAALCERAADAIAQGEVVGWFQGRMEWGPRALGNRSIICDPRRADMKDILNLKIKRRESFRPFAPSILREWVAHWFEEDDDAPFMMQVFQIREEKRSAIPAVAHVDGSGRLQTVHRETNPRYWRLIEAFRARTGVPMVLNTSFNENEPVVCRPEEALDCFSRTKMDVLVLGNSFIRRNG; from the coding sequence GTGACCATTATTCTCGGGCTCAACGCCTATCATGGCGACGCTTCGGCCTGCCTCTTGCGCGACGGCTCCATTGTCGCAGCGGCGGAGGAGGAGCGCTTCCGCCGCGTCAAGCATTGGGCGGGGTTTCCCTCGGAGGCTATTCGCTATTGCCTCGAGGAAGGCGGCGTGACGCTCTCCGACGTGGCGCATATCGCGGTGAATTCCGATCCCAAGGCGAATCTCTTTCGTAAAATCGGCTATGCGCTGAAAACTCGTCCCGATCTGTCCCTCATTGCGGATCGGATCCGCAATCAGACGAAGCGGCGGTCGCTCGAAGGGGAATTGGCGATCGCTTTCCCGGGGGCGACCTTCGAGGGCGCGGTTCACCGCATCGAGCATCATATGGCTCATGCCGCCTCGGCGTTTCTGGTTTCTTCTTTCGAGCGCGCGGTCGTTCTATCGGTGGACGGGTTCGGCGATTTTTCGAGCGCCGCCTGGGGCATGGGCGAGCGAAACAGCGTGTCGATCGACGGTCGCGTCTACTTCCCCCATTCGCTCGGGATCTTCTATCAGGCGATCACGCAATATCTCGGCTTTCCGCACTATGGCGATGAATATAAGGTCATGGGGCTCGCGCCTTATGGCCGCCCGCGATTCATGAGCGAGATGCGACGCGTTCTTCACGCCGAGGGTAATGGCGCTTTCGCGCTCGATCTGAGCTATTTTCGCCATCACAAGGAAAAAATCGCTTATGAATGGTCCGGCGGCGCGCCACATGTCGGCGCGCTCTATAGTCCGGCGCTCGAGGAGCTGCTCGGACCAGCGCGGACGAATGACGAGCCGCTGCAGGAGCGCCATCGCGATATCGCGCGCTCAGCTCAGGCGATGTACGAAGAAGCATTCTTTCATTTGCTCAGAAAGCTTCATGAACGATACCGGCATTGCGATCTCGCGCTCGCCGGAGGATGCGCGCTGAACTCGGTCGCCAACGGCAAGATCAAGCGCAATTCGCCGTTCAGGCGGGTCTATATTCAATCTGCGGCGGGTGACGCTGGCGGAGCGATCGGCGCGGCGATGCAGGTCTGGAGCGAGCTCGGGGGCGGCTCGCATGGCGCATCGGCGGCGACGGCGCTGTCGGGGAACAGCATATCCAGCCGGAGCGTGATGGATCACGCCTATCTCGGTCCCAGCTATGACGACAAGTCGATCGAGGCTCTGCTCGTCGCGCGCCGGGCGGAGCTGACGGCTCAGAATTGCGTCGTCGAGCCTATCGAGGACGAGGCCGCCTTATGCGAGCGCGCAGCCGACGCTATCGCGCAGGGCGAGGTCGTCGGCTGGTTTCAGGGACGGATGGAGTGGGGGCCGCGGGCGCTCGGCAACCGTTCGATCATCTGTGATCCGCGTCGCGCCGATATGAAGGATATTCTGAATCTCAAAATCAAGCGTCGCGAGAGCTTTCGACCGTTCGCGCCTTCGATTCTGAGAGAGTGGGTCGCGCATTGGTTCGAGGAGGATGACGATGCGCCCTTCATGATGCAAGTGTTTCAGATAAGGGAAGAGAAGCGTTCGGCGATACCGGCGGTCGCCCATGTCGATGGATCGGGGCGCTTGCAGACGGTTCATCGCGAGACCAATCCGCGCTATTGGCGATTGATCGAGGCGTTTCGGGCGCGGACCGGCGTGCCCATGGTGCTCAACACCTCGTTCAACGAGAATGAGCCCGTGGTCTGCAGGCCGGAGGAGGCGCTCGACTGCTTCTCGAGAACCAAGATGGATGTGCTGGTGTTGGGGAACAGCTTCATTCGGCGTAATGGTTGA